In Panacibacter ginsenosidivorans, the following proteins share a genomic window:
- the paaC gene encoding 1,2-phenylacetyl-CoA epoxidase subunit PaaC, whose protein sequence is MATNHLINQSTYQPVNLSTSQLINYTLFLADNALILGQRNSEWCGHGPVLEQDIAITNISLDLIGQARNFYQYAASQIGGPATEDSLAYLRTEREFKNLLLVEQPNGDWAGTTLRQFFFSTYQYFLYLQLQNSTDEQLAAIAEKALKEVTYHLRWSSEWVIRLGDGTEESKDRMLAAIDELWPFTGELFLPSAFEIQVAKEIVGADVAIIQKEWQKKVASVFEEATLPLPKDDIYMQRGGKDGVHTEHLGYILAEMQYLQRTYPGCAW, encoded by the coding sequence ATGGCAACTAATCATCTTATCAACCAGTCAACTTATCAACCAGTCAACTTATCAACCAGTCAACTTATTAACTACACACTCTTTCTGGCAGATAACGCCCTTATCCTTGGCCAGCGCAACAGCGAATGGTGCGGCCATGGACCGGTGCTGGAGCAGGATATAGCCATTACCAATATTTCACTTGATCTCATTGGGCAGGCAAGAAATTTCTACCAATATGCAGCTTCGCAAATTGGAGGCCCTGCAACAGAAGATTCACTTGCCTATCTTAGAACAGAAAGAGAATTTAAAAATCTCTTGCTCGTTGAGCAACCTAATGGAGATTGGGCCGGTACAACGCTCCGTCAATTCTTTTTCAGTACTTACCAGTATTTCTTATACCTGCAATTGCAAAACAGCACGGATGAACAACTGGCTGCAATTGCAGAAAAGGCCCTGAAAGAAGTTACCTATCATCTACGCTGGAGCAGCGAATGGGTAATTCGTTTGGGTGATGGAACCGAAGAAAGCAAAGACCGTATGCTCGCAGCTATAGATGAACTTTGGCCTTTCACAGGAGAGCTTTTCTTGCCGTCAGCGTTTGAAATACAGGTTGCAAAAGAAATTGTTGGTGCAGATGTAGCTATCATTCAAAAAGAGTGGCAAAAGAAAGTGGCGTCGGTTTTTGAAGAAGCCACTTTACCTCTGCCAAAAGATGACATTTACATGCAGCGTGGCGGTAAAGACGGCGTGCACACAGAACATCTTGGATATATACTTGCAGAAATGCAATACCTGCAACGCACTTATCCGGGTTGCGCATGGTAA
- the paaB gene encoding 1,2-phenylacetyl-CoA epoxidase subunit PaaB: protein MTTIRKYYYGDFGESAAGSDNSEINAINKMHPSSIGHDWPLWEIFIRSKQGLDHKHVGSLHATDAQMAIENARDVYTRRQEGVSIWAVESKYIHASNPDEAESLYEPANDKVYRHPTFYQLPDDVNYM from the coding sequence ATGACAACAATAAGAAAATATTATTACGGAGATTTTGGCGAAAGTGCCGCTGGCTCCGATAATTCAGAAATTAATGCTATCAACAAAATGCACCCTTCTTCCATTGGTCACGACTGGCCTTTATGGGAAATCTTTATCCGCAGCAAGCAAGGTCTCGACCACAAACATGTAGGCAGCCTGCATGCAACAGATGCACAAATGGCCATTGAAAATGCAAGGGATGTTTACACCCGCAGGCAGGAAGGTGTAAGTATTTGGGCAGTGGAAAGCAAATACATTCACGCCAGCAACCCTGACGAAGCCGAAAGCTTATATGAACCTGCTAATGATAAAGTGTACAGGCATCCTACATTTTATCAATTACCCGATGATGTTAATTACATGTAG
- a CDS encoding YegP family protein has product MNNPKFQVFKSPANNQYYYRLRSANNEIVLNGEGYTTKQSCLTAIASVKLNAPIDSRYEKKNAYLNYTFNLKAANREIIGRSENYTSSYGRDNGIAAVKRDAPIAPVEDLA; this is encoded by the coding sequence ATGAACAATCCTAAATTTCAGGTTTTTAAAAGCCCTGCAAATAATCAGTATTATTATCGCTTAAGATCAGCAAACAACGAAATTGTTTTGAATGGCGAAGGATATACTACAAAGCAATCCTGCCTCACTGCCATCGCTTCTGTAAAACTAAATGCACCCATTGATAGCAGGTACGAGAAAAAAAATGCATACTTGAACTACACATTTAATTTAAAGGCTGCTAATCGTGAAATTATAGGAAGAAGTGAAAACTATACATCTTCATACGGAAGAGATAATGGAATAGCAGCAGTAAAACGTGATGCCCCGATTGCTCCTGTTGAAGATTTGGCGTAA
- a CDS encoding type I restriction endonuclease has translation MDFKDAIKQLAERILKHKELVQTEEATKHSFVMPFIQTLGYDVFNPLEVVPEFVADLGIKKGEKVDYAIIKDGQPVILVECKHWSADLNPHNSQLFRYFHTTKAKFSILTNGIESRFYTDLVETNKMDEKPFFVFDIRDLRDNNIEELKKFHKNYFSHELISSTANELKYIGEMKSLIHNEVNSPTPEFVKHFAKSVYNSVITQKLLDQFTELTKKAFQYYINDLITDRLKSALIQEEDQTKEIAKDAIEQQVAETKVQTTQDELDAFNIIRSIVRKNIPLKRIVYRDAQSYFAILIDDNNRKPLCRLYFNSSKKYIALFDSNKMEIKKEITSLDDIFQYSDELLDAVKKYVAEV, from the coding sequence ATGGACTTCAAAGACGCTATTAAACAACTTGCCGAACGCATTCTCAAACACAAAGAACTTGTGCAAACTGAAGAAGCCACCAAACATTCTTTTGTTATGCCATTTATTCAAACACTTGGCTATGATGTATTCAACCCATTGGAAGTAGTACCCGAATTTGTTGCAGACCTCGGCATAAAGAAAGGAGAAAAGGTAGACTATGCAATAATTAAAGATGGGCAACCTGTTATTTTAGTTGAATGTAAACATTGGAGCGCCGATCTTAATCCACACAATTCCCAACTCTTCCGCTATTTCCATACCACCAAAGCAAAATTTTCTATTTTAACGAACGGTATTGAATCACGTTTTTATACTGATCTTGTTGAGACAAACAAAATGGATGAAAAGCCCTTCTTTGTTTTTGACATCCGAGATCTTAGGGATAACAATATCGAAGAACTAAAAAAGTTTCATAAGAATTATTTTAGCCACGAACTCATTTCCTCTACTGCCAATGAATTAAAATATATAGGTGAAATGAAAAGCCTTATACACAACGAGGTAAACAGCCCAACACCTGAATTTGTAAAGCATTTTGCCAAAAGCGTTTATAACAGTGTTATCACACAAAAACTGCTCGACCAGTTTACAGAACTTACCAAAAAAGCATTCCAGTATTATATCAACGATCTTATTACAGATCGTCTCAAGTCAGCGCTTATCCAGGAAGAAGACCAGACAAAAGAAATTGCGAAAGATGCCATCGAGCAGCAGGTAGCAGAAACAAAAGTGCAGACAACACAGGATGAACTGGATGCCTTTAATATCATCCGCTCCATTGTAAGAAAAAATATTCCTTTAAAAAGAATTGTGTACCGCGATGCACAATCTTATTTTGCTATTCTTATAGATGACAATAACCGCAAGCCCTTATGCAGGTTATATTTCAACAGTAGCAAAAAATATATCGCTTTATTCGACAGCAATAAAATGGAAATCAAAAAAGAGATCACCTCACTTGATGATATATTTCAATACTCCGATGAACTGCTGGATGCGGTAAAGAAATATGTTGCGGAAGTGTGA
- a CDS encoding BamA/TamA family outer membrane protein → MAKIKQYILCLFLIVCCCTIQSTAQTKCSLVIQGSDSSIEIINALQLTTSFNSKADCLAYVQKLPGLLTTKGYISSSIDAVKEDSAHVYITLFAGRKYIWEQLTIEEKDWPVLNQLGYSSNSFNNKPFDQQKVTAVYNKLLDYFSNNGYPFAQLSLDSMVINGNLISAKLNINKGALYKIDTIIIRGDAKISKEYLTRYLGLEEHSLYQQEVLDQLDTRLAELPFIVQSQTRNITMLNTGAEVNLFLQNRKSNQVNVLVGFLPSNPQVGGKLLVTGEANLNLRNPFGYGETLGINWQQLQSKSPRLNLLFQRPYLFHTPVGVNMNFELYKRDSFFLNIHGLLGAQYNVSTKKSVTVAVQVYRTSLLSVDTATIKATKRLPNMIDLTSTTLSFQYDYNNTNYRFNPRKGNELQFVVGFGQRNIKENNTILSIKDPSFNYASLYDTVQTKAYVFRTTINAAHYFPIGKQATFKTALQGGWFQSPNYYDNELFQIGGFKKLRGFDEESIYTNRYLIATLEYRYLLAQNSWLFGFTDIGRAAYESNSASYAHNYYGFGAGIAFETNTGIFNISWAVGKRNDLNLDLRQSKIHIGFVSLF, encoded by the coding sequence ATGGCAAAAATAAAACAATACATCCTTTGCCTCTTCTTAATAGTTTGTTGTTGCACTATACAGTCAACTGCACAAACAAAATGTAGCCTTGTAATTCAAGGCTCAGATAGTTCCATTGAAATAATTAATGCATTACAATTAACTACAAGCTTTAATTCAAAAGCTGATTGTCTTGCATATGTTCAAAAATTACCCGGTCTGCTAACAACCAAAGGTTATATAAGCAGTTCTATAGATGCTGTAAAAGAAGATAGTGCTCATGTTTACATAACACTCTTTGCTGGCAGAAAATATATTTGGGAACAACTAACAATTGAAGAAAAAGACTGGCCTGTTTTAAACCAGTTAGGTTACAGCAGCAATTCCTTTAACAATAAACCTTTTGATCAACAAAAAGTAACAGCAGTATACAATAAGCTGCTGGATTATTTCTCAAACAATGGTTATCCTTTTGCGCAGTTATCCCTTGATAGTATGGTTATCAATGGTAATCTTATAAGTGCTAAGCTAAATATCAATAAAGGCGCTTTATATAAAATAGATACTATAATTATAAGAGGCGATGCAAAGATCTCGAAAGAATACCTAACGCGTTATCTCGGTCTTGAAGAACATAGCCTCTATCAGCAGGAAGTATTAGATCAGCTTGATACAAGACTCGCAGAACTTCCTTTTATTGTACAATCACAAACGCGTAATATTACCATGCTAAATACCGGTGCAGAAGTAAATCTCTTTCTGCAAAACAGGAAAAGCAACCAGGTAAATGTGCTGGTAGGCTTTTTACCTTCTAATCCACAGGTTGGCGGTAAACTATTAGTTACAGGTGAGGCAAACCTAAACCTGCGTAACCCATTTGGCTACGGAGAAACATTAGGCATTAACTGGCAGCAGTTACAATCAAAATCTCCAAGATTAAATCTTTTGTTTCAACGCCCTTATCTTTTTCATACACCTGTTGGTGTAAATATGAATTTTGAATTATACAAGCGCGATTCTTTTTTCTTAAACATTCATGGCCTGTTGGGGGCACAATACAATGTGTCTACAAAAAAATCTGTTACAGTAGCTGTTCAGGTATATAGAACCAGCCTGCTGAGCGTTGATACAGCTACCATTAAAGCAACAAAGCGATTACCTAATATGATAGATCTTACTTCTACTACTTTATCATTTCAGTATGATTATAACAATACCAATTACCGTTTCAATCCCCGCAAAGGAAACGAGCTGCAGTTCGTAGTAGGATTCGGACAAAGAAATATCAAAGAAAACAATACTATTCTTTCTATAAAAGATCCTTCGTTTAATTATGCTTCTTTATATGATACTGTTCAGACCAAAGCTTACGTTTTTCGAACTACAATAAATGCTGCACATTATTTTCCCATTGGTAAGCAGGCTACTTTTAAAACCGCATTGCAGGGCGGATGGTTCCAGTCGCCTAACTATTACGATAATGAATTATTCCAGATCGGCGGTTTTAAAAAACTCCGCGGCTTTGATGAAGAAAGTATTTATACCAACCGTTATCTTATTGCCACATTAGAATATCGTTACCTGCTGGCGCAAAATTCCTGGCTGTTTGGATTTACAGATATTGGCCGCGCAGCATATGAAAGCAATAGCGCCAGCTATGCGCATAATTATTATGGTTTTGGTGCGGGTATCGCTTTTGAAACCAATACAGGCATTTTTAATATTTCATGGGCCGTTGGTAAACGAAATGATCTGAACCTTGATTTGCGCCAATCAAAAATTCATATTGGCTTTGTGAGTTTATTTTAG
- the paaA gene encoding 1,2-phenylacetyl-CoA epoxidase subunit PaaA yields MQIHDLEKIFLDKIEREIKIEPRDWMPDAYRKTLVRQISQHAHSEIVGMLPEGNWISRAPSLKRKAILIAKVQDEAGHGLYLYSATETLGTSREETINDLHSGKAKYSSIFNYPTLTWADMGAIGWLVDGAAIMNQVMLCRTSYGPYARAMVRICKEESFHQRQGFDILYTLSKGSREQKDMCQDAINRWWWPSLMMFGPKDSDSTHSDQSMKWKVKRMTNDELRQRFIDMIAEQVKVLGMILPDPNLKWNESGKHYDFGEINWGEFWNVVKGNGPCNKQRIAARKKAWEEGAWVRDAAAAYAEKRKAKAQKTELEAA; encoded by the coding sequence ATGCAAATACACGACCTTGAAAAGATCTTTCTCGATAAAATTGAGAGAGAAATAAAAATAGAACCAAGAGACTGGATGCCTGATGCATACCGTAAAACATTGGTACGACAGATCAGTCAGCATGCACACAGCGAAATAGTTGGTATGCTGCCTGAAGGGAATTGGATCAGCCGTGCACCATCGCTTAAACGCAAAGCTATTCTTATCGCCAAAGTACAGGATGAAGCAGGTCACGGCCTTTACCTTTATTCTGCAACCGAAACACTCGGCACTTCAAGAGAAGAAACTATTAATGACCTGCACAGTGGCAAAGCAAAATATTCTTCCATCTTTAATTATCCCACACTTACATGGGCCGATATGGGTGCTATCGGCTGGCTGGTGGATGGTGCCGCCATCATGAACCAGGTAATGCTTTGCAGAACATCTTACGGTCCTTATGCAAGGGCTATGGTGCGCATCTGCAAAGAAGAAAGTTTTCACCAGCGTCAGGGCTTTGATATTCTTTACACTCTTTCCAAAGGTTCGCGGGAACAAAAAGATATGTGCCAGGATGCCATTAACCGCTGGTGGTGGCCTTCTTTAATGATGTTTGGACCAAAAGACAGCGACTCTACCCATTCTGATCAAAGTATGAAATGGAAAGTAAAACGTATGACCAATGATGAATTGCGCCAGCGTTTTATAGATATGATCGCAGAGCAGGTAAAAGTTTTAGGTATGATCTTACCTGATCCCAATCTTAAATGGAATGAATCAGGAAAGCATTACGATTTTGGAGAGATCAACTGGGGCGAATTCTGGAACGTGGTAAAAGGTAATGGCCCATGTAATAAACAAAGAATTGCAGCACGTAAGAAAGCCTGGGAAGAGGGTGCCTGGGTAAGAGACGCAGCCGCAGCTTACGCAGAAAAAAGAAAAGCAAAAGCTCAAAAAACAGAATTGGAAGCAGCATAA
- a CDS encoding four helix bundle protein — MNENAHQSFTELEVWKKTGLLKNEVYELVKTFPLEEKFRLTDQMIRSSRSINSNISEGHGRFTYKDQLHFCIQARGSLSETYNHLIDALDCRYINGEQLTYYKTKIDEVERLLNGYISFLRNNL, encoded by the coding sequence ATGAATGAAAATGCACATCAAAGCTTTACAGAACTGGAAGTATGGAAAAAAACAGGATTACTAAAAAATGAAGTTTACGAACTTGTAAAAACCTTTCCACTAGAAGAAAAATTCCGGCTAACAGATCAGATGATCAGGAGTTCCCGATCCATAAACAGCAATATTTCTGAAGGCCATGGCAGGTTTACATATAAAGACCAATTACATTTTTGTATCCAGGCAAGAGGTTCTTTAAGCGAAACATATAATCATTTGATTGATGCTTTGGATTGTAGGTACATAAACGGGGAACAACTCACTTACTATAAAACAAAGATTGATGAAGTTGAAAGACTTCTGAATGGTTATATTTCATTTCTAAGAAACAATTTGTAG
- a CDS encoding ATP-binding protein — MELILGYEILESYKRLPYKPWFAFAEFIDNSTQSYRNNRERLDELYEAEETLLQVEINYNNGKNSFITISDNAFGMSKVDLQNAMTLGKKPSISNERSKYGLGLKTAAFWFGNKWQIETTQTGSNKLLTVTVDLEKILKDEKEYYKAEREKQKKHVGEKPYNIEQFRPNLIITETSVAKEKHGTTITIKDLVRNITPTVHNNCIEYLQSIYRVDLKNETLYLEFQKTPLIASFEDVKKRLLLASNGKKFFRKLAFEVNGKKVEGWAGILKEGSKASGGFALIQADRVIVGYPKNYKNGLLFGTEEGGRNDLTNQRLTGELNLDEKFNVSHTKDQILFSDDEEDELNLRLYEDLQDYKKEANIPFKNREQPKTNLSFDFEDAVDTVIKNLETPKFLDAVLNKSVLPAEVISKTNSETVQRLLKATHKTFEYKLDPYVIYVVLSNDSSNWDPYLIVRAAPAANSLTILINVNHPYWLDLNDNNSRFNFLLNCIYDGVAEWKAGFLLGTLDPDTIKKIKDDLLRLELSAG; from the coding sequence ATGGAATTAATACTGGGTTACGAAATTTTGGAATCATATAAACGCTTGCCATACAAACCTTGGTTTGCTTTTGCAGAATTTATAGACAATAGCACTCAGTCGTATCGAAATAATCGTGAGCGCCTAGATGAATTGTATGAAGCTGAAGAAACTCTCTTGCAAGTTGAAATAAATTATAACAACGGAAAAAATTCCTTTATCACTATAAGCGATAATGCCTTTGGTATGAGTAAAGTGGATCTTCAAAATGCAATGACCTTAGGCAAAAAGCCTTCTATCTCAAATGAAAGATCGAAATACGGATTGGGATTGAAAACAGCCGCATTTTGGTTTGGTAACAAATGGCAAATTGAAACTACCCAAACTGGTTCAAATAAATTATTAACCGTGACCGTTGATCTTGAGAAAATCTTAAAAGATGAAAAGGAATATTACAAGGCAGAACGCGAAAAGCAGAAAAAACATGTAGGAGAAAAGCCATACAACATTGAACAATTTAGACCTAATCTTATAATCACAGAGACAAGTGTCGCTAAAGAAAAACACGGCACTACCATCACAATTAAAGATTTAGTAAGAAATATTACTCCAACGGTTCATAACAATTGTATTGAATATTTGCAATCTATATATCGTGTTGACTTGAAAAATGAAACATTGTATTTAGAGTTTCAAAAAACCCCGTTAATAGCCTCATTTGAGGATGTCAAGAAAAGACTATTGTTGGCAAGTAATGGAAAAAAATTCTTTAGAAAACTTGCATTCGAAGTTAATGGTAAAAAAGTAGAAGGGTGGGCCGGCATTTTAAAAGAGGGTTCCAAGGCGTCTGGTGGATTTGCTCTGATTCAAGCAGATCGAGTAATAGTGGGGTATCCTAAAAACTACAAAAATGGCTTATTGTTCGGAACAGAGGAAGGCGGTCGAAACGATTTAACAAACCAGCGCTTGACCGGTGAATTAAATCTCGATGAGAAATTTAATGTTAGCCACACTAAAGATCAAATATTATTTTCCGATGATGAAGAAGATGAGTTAAATCTAAGACTTTACGAAGATCTGCAGGATTACAAAAAAGAGGCAAACATTCCTTTCAAAAATCGAGAACAGCCTAAAACGAACTTATCGTTTGATTTTGAAGATGCTGTAGATACAGTGATTAAAAATTTGGAGACTCCAAAGTTTTTAGATGCAGTATTAAATAAAAGTGTTTTACCAGCAGAAGTGATTTCTAAGACAAATTCGGAGACCGTTCAACGACTGTTAAAAGCAACTCATAAAACTTTTGAATATAAGCTTGATCCATATGTTATTTATGTTGTATTAAGCAATGACAGTTCAAACTGGGACCCTTATTTAATTGTAAGAGCTGCGCCAGCAGCTAATTCTTTAACCATTTTAATTAATGTAAATCACCCTTATTGGTTGGACTTAAATGATAATAATTCAAGATTTAATTTTTTGCTTAATTGCATATACGATGGAGTTGCAGAATGGAAAGCGGGATTTTTATTAGGAACTCTTGATCCCGATACAATCAAAAAAATCAAAGACGACTTGCTGAGATTAGAGCTGTCGGCGGGCTAA
- a CDS encoding transcriptional regulator, which yields MQDIKDAICEYIKQRWIDPWEGSTRSFATAHDVDEKIIRKIANYKESSYSISVSSLEKMCTAREITLELFFKAIQR from the coding sequence ATGCAGGATATCAAGGATGCCATATGTGAGTATATAAAACAGCGATGGATTGATCCTTGGGAAGGTTCTACCCGAAGTTTTGCGACTGCACACGATGTTGATGAAAAGATTATACGAAAAATAGCAAATTATAAAGAAAGCTCTTACTCAATAAGTGTTTCATCACTTGAAAAAATGTGCACTGCTCGTGAAATAACACTAGAGCTTTTCTTTAAAGCAATCCAACGTTGA
- the paaD gene encoding 1,2-phenylacetyl-CoA epoxidase subunit PaaD has product MTTTTTTSTAAIWKILEQVNDPEVPVLSVIDLGIVRDVKFEVSPTGGDLEGTVIVTVTPTYSGCPATDVINMNIRMALLENGYKNIQLKTVLSPAWTTEWMTEAGKEKLKAYGIAPPKPQQTVCTPDSFQQEEAIQCPHCNSYHTKLISRFGSTACKALYQCGDCKEPFDYFKCH; this is encoded by the coding sequence ATGACAACAACAACTACCACATCAACAGCAGCTATCTGGAAAATACTGGAACAGGTAAATGATCCGGAAGTTCCTGTATTGTCTGTAATTGATCTTGGTATAGTGAGAGATGTAAAGTTCGAAGTCTCCCCCACCGGGGGAGATTTAGAGGGGACTGTCATAGTAACCGTTACCCCAACTTACTCAGGCTGCCCGGCTACAGATGTAATAAATATGAATATAAGAATGGCCTTGCTGGAGAATGGCTATAAAAATATTCAGTTGAAAACGGTACTCTCACCTGCCTGGACCACAGAATGGATGACTGAAGCTGGCAAAGAAAAACTAAAAGCATACGGCATCGCACCACCAAAACCACAGCAAACAGTTTGTACCCCGGATAGTTTTCAGCAGGAAGAAGCCATTCAATGCCCACACTGCAATTCATACCATACAAAATTGATCAGCCGCTTTGGTTCTACAGCCTGCAAAGCCTTGTACCAATGCGGAGATTGCAAAGAACCGTTTGATTATTTCAAATGCCATTAA
- a CDS encoding DUF5763 domain-containing protein, with protein sequence MRFIIILFTFFLATHCFAHNKDSCCISPLASFAKCTGSKYCKACSNCSSCKYCVDGRTCGVCEKGKKQSVKSTKPVATGQCKAITKKGTRCTRKAGRNGYCWQHGK encoded by the coding sequence ATGAGATTCATAATCATACTTTTTACTTTTTTCCTAGCTACCCACTGCTTTGCACACAACAAAGACAGTTGTTGCATTTCGCCATTAGCATCGTTTGCAAAATGTACAGGCAGCAAATATTGCAAAGCCTGTAGCAACTGCAGCAGTTGTAAATATTGTGTGGATGGTCGCACATGTGGTGTATGCGAAAAAGGAAAAAAGCAATCCGTTAAATCAACAAAACCAGTTGCAACAGGTCAGTGCAAAGCCATCACAAAAAAAGGCACGCGTTGTACAAGAAAAGCAGGAAGAAATGGCTACTGTTGGCAACATGGAAAATGA
- a CDS encoding adenylate kinase: protein MFHIILFGPPGSGKGTQSEKLIATYGLKHLSTGDLLRSEINNKTALGMEAKSVMDKGQLVPDEVVIGMISSALDANPDAKGFLFDGFPRTKAQAEALDKLLKLKNGEIGVFLALQVSEEELVKRLLNRGLTSGRSDDTDESVIRKRYAEYIAKTSPVADHYAQSDKVVNIKGEGTVDDIFAALQKEIDARMK, encoded by the coding sequence ATGTTTCATATAATCCTGTTTGGCCCTCCGGGCAGTGGTAAAGGTACTCAAAGTGAAAAACTTATTGCCACTTATGGCTTAAAGCACCTGAGTACCGGAGACCTTTTAAGAAGCGAGATCAATAACAAAACGGCGCTCGGCATGGAGGCCAAAAGTGTGATGGACAAAGGCCAGCTTGTTCCCGATGAAGTGGTTATAGGTATGATCAGCTCTGCACTCGATGCCAACCCGGATGCAAAAGGGTTTCTTTTCGATGGGTTCCCCCGCACAAAAGCGCAGGCCGAAGCGCTTGATAAATTACTGAAATTGAAGAATGGCGAGATAGGTGTTTTTCTTGCCCTGCAGGTAAGCGAAGAAGAACTGGTAAAACGCCTGCTTAACCGCGGATTGACCAGCGGCCGCAGCGATGACACCGACGAAAGTGTTATAAGAAAGCGCTATGCGGAATACATAGCCAAAACCTCGCCGGTGGCAGATCATTACGCACAATCCGATAAAGTGGTAAACATAAAGGGCGAAGGCACTGTGGATGATATCTTTGCCGCCCTGCAAAAAGAGATTGACGCCAGGATGAAATAA
- a CDS encoding DNA-methyltransferase encodes MSIRVAYKTDYGISYEGKIEDFISSKKTKHLKGTANLIFTSPPFPLNRKKKYGNLNGQEYIDWITKICKDLVEFLAKDGSLVIEVGNSWESGHPVMSTLSIEALLSILKEAKLYLCQQFVWYNTAKLPSPAQWVNIDRVRVKDSFTHIWWMSKTPRPKANNRKVLKEYSSSMKKLIETGKYNAGKRPSEHDISANGFSMNNNGAIPSNVLVSANTQSSSKYLEYCKQNDYELHPARMPIDIPNFFIKMLTEENDLVIDPFGGSNTTGESSEALKRRWISVEANKKYVLGSKGRFL; translated from the coding sequence ATGTCTATTAGAGTCGCTTATAAAACTGACTATGGAATTTCTTATGAAGGAAAAATTGAAGACTTTATTTCATCAAAAAAAACAAAGCATTTAAAAGGTACTGCGAATTTAATCTTCACTTCCCCGCCATTCCCATTAAATCGAAAAAAAAAATATGGAAATTTAAATGGGCAGGAGTATATCGATTGGATAACAAAAATTTGTAAAGACCTTGTAGAGTTTTTAGCAAAAGATGGCTCTTTGGTAATTGAAGTTGGCAATTCATGGGAGTCGGGACATCCTGTTATGTCAACGCTTTCAATTGAAGCGTTGTTATCAATTTTAAAAGAAGCAAAACTTTATTTGTGTCAACAATTTGTGTGGTATAACACAGCGAAGCTGCCCAGTCCTGCTCAGTGGGTTAACATAGATAGAGTAAGAGTAAAAGATTCTTTCACTCATATTTGGTGGATGAGTAAAACTCCCCGACCAAAAGCAAATAATCGCAAAGTTCTCAAGGAATATAGCAGTTCAATGAAAAAACTGATAGAAACGGGAAAATATAATGCTGGGAAAAGACCATCTGAGCACGATATCAGTGCAAATGGGTTTTCGATGAATAATAACGGTGCAATACCCTCAAATGTGTTGGTGTCTGCCAATACACAATCTTCATCAAAATATTTGGAGTATTGCAAACAAAATGATTATGAACTACATCCTGCCCGGATGCCGATCGACATTCCAAATTTTTTTATCAAAATGCTCACCGAAGAAAATGATCTTGTTATCGACCCCTTTGGAGGAAGTAATACCACGGGTGAGTCAAGCGAAGCGCTCAAGCGGAGATGGATTTCAGTTGAAGCAAATAAAAAATATGTTCTTGGATCAAAAGGGAGATTTTTATAA
- the msrB gene encoding peptide-methionine (R)-S-oxide reductase MsrB, producing the protein MKNYIMKSLGLLTTAVILLFAAQGCYSQNTSSQKKPAMDSSNNKKNPVYSNTDTNKVVLTDDEWKKMLSPEVYNVARQKGTERPYTSAYEAFKEVGTYYCAVCGNALFRSDTKFESGCGWPSFYQPISKGSIIYAQDNTYGMSRTEVMCGRCKSHLGHVFDDGPPPTGLRYCINGVVLDFKKAQEIEKNYNEQEKKQ; encoded by the coding sequence ATGAAAAATTACATTATGAAAAGTCTTGGTTTGCTAACCACTGCTGTAATATTATTATTTGCTGCACAGGGTTGTTATTCCCAAAATACATCATCCCAAAAAAAACCTGCTATGGATAGTTCTAACAATAAGAAAAACCCCGTTTATTCCAACACAGACACCAATAAGGTAGTGTTAACAGACGATGAATGGAAGAAAATGCTTTCGCCTGAAGTGTACAATGTGGCAAGGCAAAAAGGCACAGAGCGCCCTTACACAAGTGCTTATGAAGCGTTTAAAGAAGTGGGCACATATTATTGCGCTGTGTGTGGCAATGCACTTTTCAGGAGTGATACCAAATTTGAAAGTGGTTGTGGCTGGCCAAGTTTTTATCAACCAATCAGCAAGGGCTCTATTATTTATGCGCAGGATAACACATACGGTATGAGCCGTACAGAAGTAATGTGTGGGCGCTGCAAATCGCATCTTGGTCATGTGTTCGATGATGGTCCGCCGCCAACAGGTTTGCGTTATTGCATCAATGGTGTGGTACTCGATTTTAAGAAGGCACAGGAAATAGAAAAGAATTACAACGAACAGGAGAAAAAACAGTAA